The proteins below come from a single Papaver somniferum cultivar HN1 chromosome 11, ASM357369v1, whole genome shotgun sequence genomic window:
- the LOC113321110 gene encoding cyclic nucleotide-gated ion channel 2-like, with protein MPSLHGFRDSLTRWTGISRRNPRDATQQQDQHQQTSEHRTEERESQDYSNSSSSSSFSTIADYTNPITNSIECYACTQVGVPVFHSTSCDSFHPPEWEASAGSSLVPIQSNQKPSWRSSFNKNRPISSSYYRSLKGPFGTVLDPRTKRVKKWNRAFLLARAMALAIDPLFFYALSIGRNGAPCLYMDGGLAAIVTLLRTCVDAIHLCHLWLQFRLAYVSRESLVVGCGKLVWDARAIATHYVRSLQGFWFDIFVILPVPQTVFWLVVPKLIREEKIKLIMTILLLIFLFQFLPKVYHSICLMRRMQKVTGYVFGTIWWGFALNLIAYFIASHVAGGCWYVLAIQRVASCLKQQCERSANCNLQLACADEVCYRLPLSDMISNSCGNNTITRKFPSIPVCLNGNNGPFRYGIYKQALPVVSSNSLSVKILYPIFWGLMTLSTFGNDLEPTSHWLEVIFSIIITLSGLLLFTLLIGNIQVFLHAVMARKRKMQLRCRDMEWWMKRRQLPSRLRQRVRHFERQRWAAMGGEDEMELIKDLPEGLRRDIKRHLCLDLIKKVPLFHNLDDLILDNLCDRVKPLVFTRDEKIIREGDPVPRMIFIMRGRLESNQKLSKGTVATCTLGPGNFIGDELLSWCLRRPFIDRLPASSATFVCVEATEAFGLDANHLRYITDHFRYKFANERLKRTARYYSSNWRTWGAVNIQFAWNRYRLRTRGPAIQATENGDTSERKLRQYAAMFLSLRPHDHLE; from the exons CAGCAAACATCAGAACACAGGACAGAAGAAAGAGAATCACAAGATTACTCAaactcatcatcatcctcatcattttcAACAATAGCTGATTACACAAACCCAATCACAAATTCTATCGAGTGTTACGCGTGTACACAAGTAGGTGTACCGGTTTTTCATTCAACAAGTTGCGATAGTTTCCATCCGCCTGAATGGGAAGCATCAGCCGGTTCTTCATTAGTCCCAATCCAAAGTAATCAAAAACCATCATGGAGATCATCGTTCAATAAGAACCGTCCAATATCATCATCATATTACCGGTCACTAAAAGGTCCATTTGGTACGGTGTTAGACCCGCGTACCAAACGTGTGAAAAAATGGAACAGAGCATTTTTACTGGCACGAGCCATGGCATTAGCTATAGATCCATTGTTTTTCTATGCACTCTCCATAGGTAGAAATGGAGCTCCTTGTTTATACATGGATGGTGGTTTAGCTGCAATTGTCACCCTCCTGCGCACCTGTGTTGATGCGATACATCTATGCCATCTATGGCTGCAATTTCGACTGGCGTACGTGTCGAGAGAATCGTTGGTCGTTGGTTGCGGTAAACTCGTGTGGGATGCGCGTGCTATTGCTACGCATTATGTGAGATCACTGCAAGGTTTCTGGTTTGATATCTTTGTCATCTTACCAGTCCCTCAG ACAGTTTTTTGGCTGGTGGTGCCAAAATTGATAAGGGAGGAAAAGATTAAGTTGATAATGACAATATTGTTGCTGATATTCTTGTTCCAATTCCTTCCCAAAGTCTATCACAGTATTTGCTTAATGAGAAGAATGCAAAAAGTAACTGGTTATGTTTTTGGGACAATTTGGTGGGGTTTTGCCCTTAACCTGATTGCTTACTTCATTGCCTCTCAT GTAGCAGGGGGTTGTTGGTACGTGCTTGCGATTCAGCGTGTAGCATCGTGCCTTAAGCAACAATGTGAGAGAAGTGCAAATTGTAATCTCCAGCTAGCTTGTGCAGACGAAGTCTGCTACCGTCTTCCATTATCCGATATGATTAGTAATTCATGTGGGAATAATACGATCACACGTAAATTCCCAAGCATTCCTGTTTGCTTAAATGGAAATAATGGTCCATTCCGCTATGGCATTTACAAACAGGCTCTCCCTGTTGTTTCAAGCAATTCCCTCTCTGTCAAAATCCTATATCCAATATTTTGGGGCCTAATGACTCTCAG CACTTTTGGCAACGACCTTGAACCAACAAGCCACTGGTTAGAAGTGATATTCAGCATTATCATCACACTAAGTGGGTTACTACTCTTTACTCTATTGATTGGTAATATTCAG GTATTTTTGCATGCAGTCATGGCAAGGAAACGGAAAATGCAATTAAGATGTAGAGACATGGAGTGGTGGATGAAAAGGAGGCAACTACCGTCACGTCTGAGACAAAGAGTGCGCCATTTTGAGCGCCAGAGATGGGCAGCTATGGGAGGAGAGGATGAGATGGAATTGATTAAGGACTTACCTGAAGGACTTCGACGAGATATCAAACGTCATCTCTGCTTAGATCTAATAAAAAAG GTACCTTTATTCCACAACCTCGATGATTTAATCTTGGATAATTTGTGCGACCGAGTTAAGCCCCTTGTATTCACCAGGGATGAAAAG ATAATCAGAGAAGGAGATCCAGTACCACGAATGATTTTCATAATGCGAGGTCGATTAGAGAGTAACCAAAAGCTCAGTAAGGGAACAGTAGCAACATGCACGTTAGGACCCGGAAACTTTATTGGAGACGAACTTTTATCATGGTGTCTCCGTCGCCCTTTTATAGACCGTCTTCCAGCTTCATCGGCTACATTTGTTTGTGTGGAAGCAACAGAAGCATTTGGCCTTGATGCGAATCACCTTCGTTACATAACAGATCATTTCCGATACAAATTTGCTAATGAGAGGCTCAAAAGAACAGCTAGGTATTACTCTTCAAATTGGAGAACATGGGGTGCAGTAAACATACAATTTGCTTGGAACCGTTATAGATTGAGGACTAGAGGTCCTGCAATTCAAGCAACTGAAAATGGTGATACTAGTGAGCGTAAACTTCGGCAATATGCTGCTATGTTCTTGTCTCTTAGACCACATGATCATCTCGAATGA
- the LOC113321112 gene encoding steroid 5-alpha-reductase DET2-like, which translates to MSMVISLFDKFLFPPPPSMFITTMSVISLVSLANSGLSELRGKHLGYSKFWNADSQNKPVKKESTKLSSRTGMLLLYTPAFLAGAISFWLCPNHDFRFLLVNSAVTFHFFKRVFEVLFVHKYSGGMVLDSAIVISLSYTLSAVSMIYNQHLMQGIPDPQIDLKLVGGAVFLVGIVGNFYHHCILSNLRGKSDKGYKIPTGGLFGLVICPHYLFEILIFVGISLMSQTLYPIAFTAGTACYLTGRSYATRKWYLSKFENFPKHIKALVPFVF; encoded by the exons ATGAGTATGGTGATATCTTTGTTTGATAAGTTTCtgtttccaccaccaccatcaatgtTCATAACAACCATGTCTGTAATCAGTTTAGTATCCCTAGCAAACTCTGGGTTGTCGGAGTTAAGAGGAAAACATCTTGGATACTCAAAATTCTGGAATGCTGATAGTCAGAATAAACCTGTAAAGAAAGAAAGCACTAAGCTCTCTAGTAGAACAGGAATGCTTCTTCTCTATACACCTGCTTTTCTGGCCGGTGCTATCTCTTTCTGGCTATGCCCTAATCATGATTTCAGATTCTTGTTGGTCAATTCCGCTGTTACCTTCCATTTCTTTAAAAGGGTTTTTGAG gttttgTTTGTTCACAAATACAGTGGAGGGATGGTGCTTGACTCGGCAATTGTGATCTCTCTGAGTTACACTCTATCAGCAGTAAGCATGATTTACAACCAGCACTTGATGCAAGGTATTCCAGACCCTCAAATTGATCTAAAACTTGTGGGAGGTGCGGTGTTTTTGGTGGGGATTGTTGGAAACTTTTACCACCATTGCATTCTTTCAAATCTAAGGGGAAAGAGTGATAAAGGGTATAAGATTCCTACAGGGGGTCTCTTTGGACTTGTGATTTGCCCTCACTATCTGTTTGAAATTCTAATATTTGTGGGGATTTCATTGATGTCTCAGACATTGTACCCAATCGCTTTCACCGCTGGAACCGCATGTTATTTGACAGGAAGGAGTTATGCTACTAGGAAATGGTACCTTTCTAAGTTTGAAAACTTTCCTAAGCATATCAAGGCTCTTGTACCTTTTGTTTTTTAG